A region from the Candidatus Acidulodesulfobacterium ferriphilum genome encodes:
- a CDS encoding peptide chain release factor 1 translates to MVDDVLIKKAAELSNESKELYEQIQKESSKGFSEEAKALFKRYNLIKKTAEQANEYNKITFDIKDLEKLVKVETNEALLEMELEEINSLKTKASKIAKDLRDFFYPKENIQDKDILLEIRAATGGEEAALFALDLFKMYNKYALNKNFKFEVISLSASSSGGLKEVVVSVKGEGAYRLLRNESGVHRVQRIPATETQGRVHTSAATVAVMPEPEEIDLKIDAQDLRIDVYRSTGHGGQSVNTTDSAVRVTHIPTGLVVTCQDEKSQHKNKAKALRILRSRLLSKIEADKKSLEAQSRKSMVGSGDRSEKIRTYNFPQGRITDHRAGITIHKLASVMDGNLDELLIPLADYFESQK, encoded by the coding sequence ATGGTAGATGATGTTTTAATAAAAAAGGCTGCAGAACTAAGCAACGAATCGAAAGAGTTATATGAGCAAATACAAAAAGAAAGCTCGAAGGGCTTTAGCGAAGAAGCGAAAGCACTTTTTAAAAGGTATAATTTAATTAAAAAAACCGCAGAACAAGCCAATGAATATAATAAAATTACCTTCGATATAAAAGACCTCGAGAAATTGGTTAAAGTCGAAACCAATGAAGCATTGCTTGAAATGGAGCTTGAAGAGATAAATTCCCTGAAAACTAAAGCGTCAAAAATAGCAAAAGATTTGCGGGACTTTTTTTACCCGAAAGAAAATATTCAGGACAAAGATATTTTATTGGAAATAAGGGCTGCCACAGGCGGGGAAGAAGCTGCCCTTTTTGCGCTTGACCTATTCAAAATGTATAACAAATATGCTTTGAATAAAAACTTTAAATTCGAAGTAATATCTTTGAGCGCTTCCTCTTCGGGAGGATTAAAAGAGGTAGTGGTATCGGTTAAGGGTGAAGGTGCATACCGCCTCTTAAGGAATGAAAGCGGCGTTCACAGGGTGCAGAGGATTCCCGCCACGGAAACTCAGGGGCGCGTTCATACATCCGCCGCTACCGTTGCCGTTATGCCGGAACCGGAAGAAATTGACCTTAAAATAGACGCCCAAGATTTAAGGATAGATGTCTATCGCTCTACGGGGCATGGCGGACAAAGCGTGAACACAACCGACTCGGCCGTCAGGGTTACCCACATCCCGACGGGTCTCGTCGTTACCTGCCAGGACGAAAAATCCCAGCATAAAAATAAGGCAAAAGCCTTAAGGATACTCAGGTCAAGACTTTTGAGCAAAATAGAAGCGGATAAAAAAAGCTTAGAGGCGCAAAGCAGAAAAAGTATGGTTGGGAGCGGCGACAGAAGCGAAAAAATAAGGACATATAACTTTCCGCAGGGTAGAATTACCGATCACAGGGCAGGGATAACCATACATAAGTTAGCTTCTGTTATGGACGGCAATCTGGATGAACTTTTGATACCTTTGGCAGATTATTTTGAATCTCAAAAATAG
- a CDS encoding Crp/Fnr family transcriptional regulator produces MSKLWLLQNLKIFEHLSKKDIGLIDDLSKMEYYKENDTIYLGESQSSHIYILKKGNIKITLSTECGKEFIVEILKPDEIFGNFGDYVFDGEASFDFLNAESAFALTDAEVCKFKKDDFDKILNLYPVIGNRVLKLIGLRFKYISTKITSLAYKSLDARISEVLIYLANNFGVEEVLVPSSINILERCIQINIKFKLTHEEISNLTGASRQRTTIVLDKLKNLGIIDFRKKKIIIKDLNKLKEIAGLQ; encoded by the coding sequence ATGAGCAAACTCTGGCTGTTGCAAAATCTAAAAATTTTCGAACATCTTTCAAAAAAGGATATCGGTTTAATAGACGACTTATCGAAAATGGAATATTATAAGGAAAATGATACTATATATTTAGGAGAATCTCAATCGAGCCATATTTATATTTTGAAAAAAGGCAATATTAAAATAACGCTGTCAACGGAATGCGGAAAGGAATTTATAGTAGAGATTTTAAAGCCGGATGAAATTTTTGGGAATTTTGGCGATTACGTGTTTGACGGCGAAGCAAGTTTTGATTTTTTAAATGCCGAAAGTGCTTTTGCTTTGACGGATGCGGAGGTTTGCAAATTTAAAAAAGACGACTTCGACAAAATACTAAATCTTTATCCCGTCATAGGCAATAGGGTTTTGAAATTAATCGGTTTGCGGTTTAAATATATTTCAACAAAAATTACATCACTGGCATATAAAAGTTTGGACGCCAGAATATCGGAGGTTTTAATTTATCTTGCCAATAATTTTGGGGTCGAGGAAGTTCTCGTACCATCTTCAATAAACATATTAGAACGCTGTATCCAAATAAATATTAAATTTAAATTAACCCACGAAGAAATTTCAAACCTGACGGGAGCCTCGAGGCAAAGGACAACGATTGTGCTGGATAAATTAAAAAACTTGGGAATTATCGATTTTCGCAAAAAAAAAATTATTATAAAAGATTTAAATAAATTAAAAGAAATAGCCGGCCTTCAATAA
- the murA gene encoding UDP-N-acetylglucosamine 1-carboxyvinyltransferase — translation MDKMIIEGGIPLIGEVQVSGSKNASLPIIASSIMFDDTCNEIFNVPDLEDIKTIKKLLISLGAEIKESGETDKVIINTSNINNYEAPYDLVKTMRASVLVLGPLLAKYKRARVSLPGGCAIGARPIDFHLNALKLLGANIVVDHGYVEAFTEQLRGATINFPIPSVTGTENVVMAASLAEGTTVINNAAREPEIDDLILALNNGGADIKRIEPSLIVVNGVKKLNKLSHRVLPDRIEAGTFMVASAITRGDITIKDINVSHLKSIIDKLSEAGAKIVINSQSSLRIKGSKVIKSVDISTAPYPDFPTDMQAQMMALMTISSGLCVISENVFENRFMHVAELMRLGANVKVRNNFAIVKGVKRLSGAEVMATDLRASASLVLAGLASFDGYTAVSRIYHLDRGYEKMEKKLANLGAVISRVSEAESSNINEFAEKDINYGKGM, via the coding sequence ATGGACAAAATGATAATTGAGGGCGGTATTCCATTAATCGGAGAGGTGCAGGTAAGCGGTTCCAAAAATGCCTCCCTTCCCATAATTGCTTCTTCCATAATGTTTGACGACACCTGCAACGAAATTTTTAATGTTCCTGACCTTGAAGATATCAAGACAATCAAAAAACTTTTGATAAGCCTCGGCGCCGAAATTAAAGAATCCGGCGAAACGGACAAGGTTATCATAAATACATCAAATATTAATAATTATGAAGCCCCTTACGACCTTGTCAAAACGATGAGGGCATCCGTTCTGGTTTTAGGACCTCTTCTTGCAAAATATAAAAGAGCAAGGGTTTCTTTGCCCGGCGGCTGCGCGATTGGAGCAAGACCCATAGATTTTCATTTAAATGCCCTTAAACTTTTGGGGGCTAATATCGTAGTGGATCACGGATATGTCGAAGCCTTTACGGAACAGCTCAGAGGCGCAACAATCAACTTCCCTATCCCGTCCGTTACCGGAACGGAAAATGTTGTTATGGCGGCATCGCTTGCGGAAGGGACGACTGTGATAAACAATGCCGCAAGAGAACCTGAGATTGACGACCTGATTCTTGCGTTAAATAACGGCGGAGCCGACATAAAAAGAATCGAGCCGTCCTTGATTGTCGTAAACGGGGTTAAAAAATTAAATAAACTGAGCCACAGAGTTCTTCCCGACCGCATAGAAGCAGGAACATTTATGGTAGCTTCCGCCATAACAAGGGGGGATATTACCATAAAAGATATTAATGTAAGCCATCTTAAGTCCATTATCGATAAACTTTCGGAGGCCGGGGCAAAAATTGTTATAAATTCCCAGTCTTCTTTAAGGATAAAAGGGTCTAAGGTCATTAAAAGCGTCGATATTTCCACTGCCCCTTATCCCGATTTTCCTACCGATATGCAGGCTCAAATGATGGCATTAATGACAATTTCCAGCGGGCTTTGCGTTATATCCGAAAATGTATTCGAGAACAGATTTATGCATGTTGCCGAACTTATGCGCCTCGGTGCAAATGTAAAAGTCAGGAATAATTTTGCCATCGTAAAAGGCGTAAAAAGGCTTTCGGGGGCAGAAGTTATGGCCACGGATTTAAGGGCAAGCGCTTCGCTTGTTTTAGCAGGATTAGCCTCATTTGACGGTTATACGGCAGTTTCAAGAATTTACCATTTAGACAGAGGCTACGAAAAAATGGAAAAGAAATTGGCGAATCTTGGAGCCGTGATATCCAGAGTAAGCGAAGCCGAATCTTCCAATATTAACGAATTTGCAGAAAAAGATATAAATTATGGCAAGGGTATGTAA
- the hisD gene encoding histidinol dehydrogenase codes for MRIFDSKGDGFKGFLKKRRLKQTGFTDKIQQELKAVRLDILDKGDEALSFYTEKFDKIKLSPPDFLVTNNESNRALNSVNKEERTIIEKTIERVYDYHSKQRLQTWLNCDDSIITGQLISPLNRVGVYVPGGKASYPSSVIMNAIPAKAAGVKEIIMVTPPTEKLNDYVIAAAVLCGIKKIYRVGGPQAIFALAYGTNTIPQVDKIVGPGNIYVATAKRMVYGDVDIDMIAGPSEIAIICDEFADPKLVAIDMMSQAEHDEMAVSTLISSSAELIGEVKHILPGLIKKEDRKDIIEKSINSNASLVLTGGIDESIELANELAPEHLELYIKDPFEKLFLIKNAGAIFLGGNTPEAIGDYVAGPSHVLPTGGTARFFSPLDTVSFLKRTSVISSSPDFLSKSAGDVKFFSDIEGLSAHGESVSFRVKKTKNNKN; via the coding sequence ATGCGGATATTTGATTCAAAAGGGGATGGCTTTAAGGGATTTTTAAAAAAAAGAAGACTTAAACAGACAGGTTTTACGGACAAAATTCAGCAGGAACTCAAAGCCGTCCGCTTAGATATTCTGGATAAAGGCGACGAAGCATTGTCGTTTTATACGGAAAAATTCGATAAAATTAAGCTTTCCCCTCCAGATTTTTTAGTTACAAATAATGAAAGCAATAGAGCCCTTAATTCGGTGAATAAAGAAGAAAGAACCATAATAGAAAAAACAATAGAAAGGGTTTACGATTACCATTCAAAACAAAGATTGCAAACATGGTTAAATTGCGATGATTCTATTATTACGGGTCAATTAATATCGCCTTTAAACAGGGTAGGAGTTTATGTTCCCGGCGGTAAAGCAAGCTATCCTTCTTCCGTTATAATGAATGCTATTCCTGCTAAAGCGGCAGGGGTAAAAGAAATTATAATGGTTACCCCTCCTACCGAAAAGTTAAACGATTATGTCATCGCCGCAGCCGTATTATGCGGCATCAAGAAAATATACAGGGTTGGAGGTCCGCAGGCTATATTTGCGCTTGCTTACGGGACGAATACTATCCCTCAGGTTGACAAGATAGTCGGGCCGGGCAATATATATGTTGCTACCGCCAAGAGAATGGTTTACGGCGATGTCGATATAGATATGATTGCGGGGCCGAGCGAGATTGCGATAATATGCGATGAATTTGCGGATCCAAAACTTGTCGCAATCGATATGATGAGCCAGGCAGAACACGACGAGATGGCGGTTTCGACCCTGATAAGCAGTTCGGCTGAACTTATCGGGGAGGTTAAGCATATATTACCCGGACTAATAAAAAAAGAAGATAGAAAAGACATAATTGAAAAGTCTATAAATTCTAACGCTTCTTTGGTTTTAACAGGCGGGATAGACGAGTCTATAGAGCTTGCCAACGAGCTGGCGCCGGAACATTTAGAACTTTATATTAAGGATCCGTTCGAAAAATTATTTTTAATAAAAAATGCCGGAGCCATATTTTTAGGCGGGAATACTCCCGAAGCAATAGGGGATTATGTCGCCGGTCCAAGCCATGTTTTGCCTACGGGCGGCACGGCAAGATTTTTCTCCCCTTTAGATACGGTATCTTTTCTTAAAAGAACAAGCGTTATTTCGTCAAGCCCAGATTTTTTATCGAAAAGCGCGGGCGATGTCAAATTCTTTTCCGATATCGAAGGACTAAGCGCCCATGGCGAATCGGTAAGTTTTCGCGTTAAAAAAACAAAAAATAATAAAAATTAA
- a CDS encoding septal ring lytic transglycosylase RlpA family protein, producing the protein MPRSIFKLLILTVLFFGLSIELTGCIPYIIGRSYRQYPYPPSHQPPKYYPPEQISHNVEVGIASWYGPGFQGRPTASGQIYNMYDLTAASRTLPLDSYAYVTDLGNHRSVEVYVNDRGPYYGDRIMDLSYAAARALKMLGPGTALVRVQYLGPKPIVRNIVNSYNVKYAIPMLGYTLQFAAYTKKHLALNKVKQMRKVVPGVHIVTKTIRGIFYYKVVFGKFKNLKDAYNFAKIITKYGYDVYIAKIE; encoded by the coding sequence ATGCCGAGGTCGATATTTAAGCTCTTAATATTAACGGTCTTATTTTTCGGTTTATCCATTGAACTTACGGGATGTATTCCTTATATAATCGGCAGGAGTTATCGGCAGTACCCATACCCGCCGTCCCATCAGCCTCCAAAATACTACCCGCCGGAGCAAATATCGCATAATGTGGAAGTGGGAATTGCGTCGTGGTATGGGCCGGGTTTTCAAGGCAGGCCGACCGCAAGCGGACAAATATACAATATGTATGATTTAACGGCGGCTTCAAGAACTCTTCCGCTCGATAGTTATGCCTATGTTACAGACTTGGGAAACCACCGGAGCGTAGAGGTCTATGTAAACGACAGAGGGCCGTATTATGGGGATAGAATCATGGACTTATCTTACGCTGCGGCAAGGGCTTTAAAGATGCTTGGTCCCGGCACGGCTTTGGTCAGGGTTCAGTATCTTGGTCCCAAGCCGATCGTTAGGAATATAGTTAATTCTTACAATGTGAAATATGCTATTCCTATGCTTGGCTATACATTGCAGTTTGCGGCATATACAAAAAAACATTTAGCCTTAAACAAGGTCAAGCAGATGAGAAAAGTCGTCCCCGGAGTTCATATTGTTACTAAAACGATACGCGGGATATTTTATTACAAGGTTGTGTTCGGCAAATTTAAAAATCTAAAAGATGCTTATAATTTTGCTAAAATTATTACAAAATACGGATACGATGTTTATATTGCAAAAATAGAATAA
- the hisC gene encoding histidinol-phosphate transaminase, giving the protein MPPLKIENFIKNSVLELSAYEVSGVEPRGALKLDANESNYTLSKKIKQRYANFIKDTLINLYPDSSSENLIKLLEAFYNTAAKNFIFGNGSDELISIILLSLKKDVVVNIPTPSFSMYDIIARYNDLKINHIKLDEKCFDLPKNTGINQNGANNIYFFSYPNNPTGNLFDRNIIKGLLKNKNNIVVADEAYIYFSNKESFIKYIPEYDNLIVLRTFSKIGLAGLRFGMLFSGGRLINEFNKIKLPFNVNSLTLSSIEFFLDNFSEFEKNIKKTINQREKLYSALKKFDFISIYPSDANFILIRLKDDKIKTKFNRFLKDNKIIIRSFTGGMELFYRITVGTPAENKKLIDYFKAF; this is encoded by the coding sequence ATGCCGCCCTTGAAAATAGAAAATTTTATTAAAAACAGCGTTCTAGAGCTTAGCGCTTACGAGGTAAGCGGGGTTGAACCGCGCGGGGCATTGAAACTTGATGCGAACGAATCCAATTATACTTTAAGCAAAAAGATAAAGCAAAGATACGCAAATTTTATAAAAGATACGCTTATAAATCTTTATCCCGATTCAAGTTCGGAAAACCTTATCAAATTACTCGAAGCATTTTATAATACGGCGGCCAAAAATTTTATTTTCGGCAACGGTTCGGACGAACTTATCTCGATTATCCTCCTCAGCCTTAAAAAAGATGTTGTCGTAAACATTCCAACCCCGTCTTTTTCCATGTACGACATCATAGCAAGATATAATGATTTAAAGATTAATCATATAAAACTTGACGAAAAATGTTTCGACCTGCCCAAAAATACAGGTATTAATCAAAACGGCGCCAATAATATATATTTTTTCAGTTATCCTAACAACCCGACTGGAAATCTCTTTGACCGCAATATTATAAAAGGTCTTTTAAAAAATAAAAATAATATTGTCGTGGCAGATGAGGCTTATATATATTTTTCAAACAAGGAATCTTTTATAAAATATATACCGGAATACGATAACTTAATCGTTTTGAGGACCTTTTCCAAAATAGGGCTTGCAGGATTAAGGTTCGGAATGCTTTTTTCCGGCGGCAGGCTTATAAATGAATTTAATAAAATAAAATTACCTTTTAATGTTAATTCTTTAACATTAAGTTCTATCGAATTTTTTTTAGATAATTTTAGCGAATTCGAAAAAAATATAAAGAAAACGATAAATCAAAGGGAGAAATTATACTCCGCATTAAAGAAATTCGATTTTATCTCCATTTACCCCTCAGATGCCAATTTTATTTTAATAAGACTTAAAGACGATAAAATAAAAACCAAATTTAACAGGTTTCTTAAAGATAATAAAATAATCATAAGAAGTTTTACCGGCGGCATGGAGTTATTTTACAGAATAACCGTCGGCACGCCCGCCGAGAATAAAAAGCTAATCGATTATTTCAAAGCTTTTTAA
- the hisG gene encoding ATP phosphoribosyltransferase: MANTQKKIKKLKIAIPKGRVLKDSLDLLRKSGFIQHPDYDYDSRRLIFDYEDDRVSLLIVKPWDVPTFVEYGAADAGISGKDVLLEKPKNVYEPLDLRIGRCRIVAAAGEDLIKHGLPPLAASVVADNIFTGNSIINDDIHNWGDIHITNMNDNDKKLFFSKIKDNVKKLYHSKANLRVATKYVRIARDFFNKKGVPNVQIIKLYGNVELAPVSGLCDFIVDLVSTGETLRQNNLMPIEDVAVVSSRLIVNRASLKINPGGIASLIDNLKRQVEKNADI, encoded by the coding sequence ATGGCTAATACGCAAAAAAAGATCAAAAAACTTAAAATCGCAATTCCAAAGGGCAGAGTTTTAAAGGACAGCCTTGACCTTTTAAGGAAATCAGGATTTATTCAACATCCCGATTACGATTACGATTCAAGAAGACTTATATTCGATTACGAAGACGACAGGGTCAGCCTTTTAATAGTCAAGCCGTGGGATGTTCCTACATTCGTAGAATACGGGGCTGCCGACGCCGGCATTTCGGGAAAGGATGTTTTACTCGAAAAACCGAAAAATGTATATGAACCTTTAGATTTAAGAATAGGCAGATGCAGGATTGTCGCTGCCGCCGGCGAGGATTTAATTAAACATGGTCTGCCTCCGCTTGCCGCTTCCGTGGTAGCAGATAACATTTTCACAGGGAATTCAATTATTAACGATGATATACATAATTGGGGCGATATTCATATTACCAATATGAATGATAATGACAAAAAGTTATTTTTTTCAAAAATTAAAGATAATGTCAAAAAATTGTATCATTCAAAGGCAAATTTGCGGGTTGCGACAAAGTATGTTCGCATAGCAAGGGATTTCTTTAATAAAAAAGGCGTTCCAAATGTTCAAATAATAAAGCTTTACGGTAATGTCGAGCTTGCGCCCGTCTCGGGTCTTTGCGATTTTATCGTAGACCTTGTTTCGACCGGCGAAACACTGAGGCAAAATAATCTGATGCCGATTGAAGATGTTGCTGTTGTTAGCTCAAGGCTTATAGTAAACAGGGCAAGCCTTAAAATTAACCCCGGGGGGATTGCATCCCTGATAGATAATTTAAAGCGGCAGGTTGAAAAAAATGCGGATATTTGA
- the kdsB gene encoding 3-deoxy-manno-octulosonate cytidylyltransferase — protein sequence MKIAAVIPARYKSTRFEGKPLAPILNKPMVRHVYEGIIKSGALSEVLIATEDSRVYDACRGFGANVIMTKDTHQSGTDRVIEAAAGTGADIILNIQGDEPLVNTEIIDALIKPFKEGSDILYTSVKTPIYSYEEFTDPNNVKVVVDKNNFGIYFSRSPIPYDRENPQGLKDFKDMFGFKHLGFYGYTMDFLIEFGKMPPSYLEKKEMLEQLRAIENGYKIKVNTVSISTIPVDVPGDIKKVENFILKSYNK from the coding sequence ATGAAAATAGCGGCGGTAATACCGGCACGATATAAATCGACTCGTTTCGAGGGCAAACCGCTTGCCCCGATTTTGAATAAACCTATGGTCAGACATGTATATGAAGGCATCATAAAATCTGGTGCGCTGTCCGAGGTTTTGATCGCTACGGAAGACAGCCGTGTTTATGATGCATGCCGCGGTTTCGGGGCCAATGTGATCATGACCAAAGATACCCACCAGTCCGGCACCGACAGGGTCATAGAAGCGGCGGCGGGTACCGGCGCCGATATAATTTTAAATATTCAGGGGGATGAACCCTTGGTAAACACGGAGATAATAGATGCCTTAATTAAGCCTTTTAAAGAAGGCAGCGATATTTTATATACTAGCGTGAAAACCCCGATTTATTCTTATGAGGAATTTACCGACCCCAATAATGTAAAGGTTGTCGTCGATAAAAATAATTTTGGAATTTATTTTTCAAGGAGTCCGATTCCTTACGATAGGGAGAACCCTCAAGGGCTTAAAGATTTTAAAGACATGTTTGGTTTCAAGCATTTAGGGTTTTATGGCTACACAATGGATTTTCTTATCGAATTTGGGAAAATGCCCCCTTCGTATTTAGAGAAAAAGGAAATGCTCGAGCAGTTAAGGGCAATAGAAAACGGCTATAAAATTAAGGTAAACACCGTTAGTATTTCGACTATACCGGTCGATGTTCCAGGCGACATAAAAAAAGTTGAAAATTTTATTTTAAAATCGTATAATAAATAG
- a CDS encoding FAD-dependent thymidylate synthase, with amino-acid sequence MVKLINYTSKPEITIAIAARLCYSSYNIAKIEEDFNAGEKGLEKARKLIKKIRSSGHESVLEHSNFTFGVEKLSRSASHQLVRHRIASYSQRSQRYVKETKPQYVVPDSIVKNSEFLKKYNKAIDEAFSLYGYLLENGVPAEDARYILPNATETQLVFTMNARELLHFFRLRGCERAQWEIRRVAQEMFKLVYPLAPSVFHGAGPACVRGNCSEGEFSCGKPSEVRASWLKAEFDF; translated from the coding sequence ATGGTTAAACTTATCAATTATACCTCTAAACCGGAGATTACAATAGCAATAGCCGCGAGGCTTTGCTACAGCTCTTACAATATAGCCAAAATTGAAGAGGATTTTAATGCAGGCGAAAAAGGATTAGAAAAGGCAAGGAAATTAATTAAAAAAATCAGGTCGTCAGGCCATGAATCGGTATTGGAGCACTCAAATTTCACTTTCGGAGTAGAAAAACTCTCGAGAAGCGCCTCGCATCAATTAGTTAGACACCGTATCGCGTCATACTCTCAAAGAAGCCAGAGGTATGTTAAGGAGACGAAGCCTCAATATGTTGTCCCAGATTCCATTGTTAAAAATAGTGAATTTTTGAAAAAATATAATAAAGCGATAGACGAGGCTTTCTCTTTATACGGATATCTGCTTGAAAACGGTGTTCCCGCAGAAGACGCCAGATATATACTTCCAAATGCAACGGAAACCCAGCTCGTATTTACAATGAACGCAAGGGAACTCCTGCATTTTTTCAGATTAAGGGGATGCGAAAGGGCTCAATGGGAAATTAGGCGTGTTGCGCAGGAGATGTTTAAACTTGTTTACCCGCTTGCGCCGTCCGTTTTTCATGGCGCAGGTCCCGCATGCGTCAGGGGAAACTGTTCGGAGGGCGAGTTTTCTTGCGGAAAGCCTTCGGAGGTCAGGGCGTCATGGTTAAAAGCGGAATTTGACTTTTAA
- a CDS encoding cytochrome c biogenesis protein CcdA produces MLGFTVIFVLLEMFSGAVADFIKSAWVMRISGIVVVLMGLYIAGILNKLKIFSFLNRDVQFNLKNKPAGIIGSAVIGAIFAGAWTPCIGPILASILFISATLHNSLEGGFLLFTYSMGLAVPFFISAVSLNLFFTAFKRFKKYIRTIQIISGVLLIAVGVLIFFNYLSIISLYFGNTFHYNIPYNG; encoded by the coding sequence ATATTAGGATTTACCGTAATTTTTGTGCTTCTCGAAATGTTCAGCGGGGCGGTGGCAGATTTTATAAAATCCGCGTGGGTAATGCGGATAAGCGGCATAGTGGTTGTTCTCATGGGTTTATATATCGCGGGGATTTTAAACAAGCTTAAAATATTTTCGTTTTTAAACAGGGATGTCCAATTTAATTTGAAAAACAAGCCTGCGGGCATTATCGGCTCTGCCGTAATCGGCGCAATATTCGCGGGTGCGTGGACGCCCTGCATAGGCCCGATACTTGCCTCAATTCTTTTTATAAGCGCCACGCTTCATAATTCGCTTGAAGGCGGCTTTCTTCTATTTACATATTCCATGGGTCTTGCCGTTCCTTTTTTTATAAGCGCGGTATCGTTAAATCTGTTCTTCACCGCATTTAAAAGATTTAAAAAATATATCCGGACAATCCAGATAATAAGCGGAGTGCTTTTGATTGCCGTCGGGGTTTTGATATTCTTTAACTATTTATCGATCATATCGCTATATTTCGGCAATACCTTTCATTACAACATACCTTATAACGGATAG
- the prmC gene encoding peptide chain release factor N(5)-glutamine methyltransferase — MILNLKNSYNFNIDIDKDLSVYKLIKWGELCLKGKNIPNPFNESAIIMGYVLKKPLDGVITSYNIKPVKNHINLFKKLIIKRSLGEPYAYIVKKKEFYSTPFFVNKSVLIPRPDTECLVEETLKEIERLQKSLKRKISIIDLGTGSGSIAISIAKNSSNVIIYAVDNSLKSLEVAKKNIIFNGVEDKVVSAYFDMLKPDIYGLNETKARRSAGQAKPDLNAKLFDNALCGFDIIVSNPPYIKTGELKTLDDDVKLYEPLKALDGGKDGLKFYRKIFELVALAENPLSSASKKRKSLILEIDCREKSAIEHLYNEKFKDIIFKQITFINDLNKKERAVKIIYGQNDN, encoded by the coding sequence ATTATTTTGAATCTCAAAAATAGTTATAATTTTAATATAGACATAGATAAAGATTTGTCGGTTTACAAATTAATTAAATGGGGCGAACTTTGCCTTAAAGGTAAAAATATCCCAAATCCGTTTAATGAATCAGCCATCATTATGGGGTATGTTCTTAAAAAACCTTTAGACGGAGTTATTACTTCTTATAATATTAAACCGGTTAAAAATCATATTAATTTATTTAAAAAGCTGATTATAAAGAGAAGCCTGGGAGAGCCGTACGCTTATATCGTAAAGAAAAAGGAGTTTTATTCAACCCCCTTTTTTGTTAATAAATCTGTTTTAATACCGAGACCTGATACGGAATGTTTAGTCGAAGAAACATTAAAAGAGATTGAAAGGCTTCAAAAAAGCTTAAAAAGAAAAATATCCATTATAGATTTGGGAACCGGGTCTGGTTCTATAGCGATTTCTATTGCAAAGAATTCAAGTAATGTTATAATTTATGCTGTAGATAATAGCTTGAAAAGTTTGGAAGTGGCAAAAAAAAACATTATTTTTAACGGCGTTGAAGATAAGGTTGTATCGGCATATTTTGATATGCTAAAACCCGATATTTACGGGCTCAATGAAACGAAAGCGCGGCGGTCCGCAGGTCAGGCAAAGCCGGACTTAAATGCTAAGTTATTTGATAATGCCCTGTGCGGCTTTGACATAATAGTATCGAACCCGCCTTACATTAAAACGGGGGAATTAAAAACCTTAGATGACGATGTTAAACTTTATGAGCCTTTAAAGGCATTAGACGGCGGCAAAGACGGGCTTAAATTTTATAGAAAAATATTTGAATTAGTCGCCTTAGCCGAAAACCCTTTGTCTTCGGCGTCAAAAAAGAGGAAAAGTCTTATTTTGGAAATTGATTGCAGGGAAAAGTCTGCCATAGAACATTTATATAATGAAAAATTTAAAGATATAATATTTAAGCAAATTACTTTTATTAACGATTTAAATAAAAAGGAAAGGGCGGTTAAAATAATATATGGACAAAATGATAATTGA
- a CDS encoding 50S ribosomal protein L31: MKEGIHPKIYQTKVKCACGEEFVTGGTVEEIHVDICSKCHPFYTGKQKFVDSAGRIDKFNKKYGKNNKK, translated from the coding sequence ATGAAAGAAGGAATACATCCAAAAATTTATCAAACAAAGGTAAAATGCGCTTGCGGTGAAGAGTTTGTTACAGGAGGTACGGTTGAAGAGATTCATGTCGATATATGCTCGAAGTGCCATCCGTTTTATACGGGCAAGCAAAAATTTGTCGATAGCGCGGGAAGGATAGACAAATTTAATAAAAAATACGGCAAAAACAATAAGAAGTAA